In candidate division WOR-3 bacterium, the following are encoded in one genomic region:
- the miaA gene encoding tRNA (adenosine(37)-N6)-dimethylallyltransferase MiaA, with the protein MREIITIIGPTAVGKTEIAIRIAEQFNGEIISADSRQVYKYLDIGTAKPTIEERKRVTFHLIDFLEPDQNYSCGQFARDAERLIEEILAKGKMPIVCGGTGLYIRALFNPLHQLPQADKELKERLQNLLKERGIGYLYKKLQEIDPQWAERIGPKDKQRILRGLEVYEITRTPLSELIKKEKRKPKYRAKYIGIILNRDELYKRIDGRYDRMIENGLVDEVKKILDMGFKPDCYGLRTIGYKEIVKYLQGEWDLQTAIEKAKRHTRNFAKRQVTWFKKIPEISWFHPGDLGTPNALPELVGTLLLNRF; encoded by the coding sequence ATGCGTGAGATTATTACGATTATTGGTCCGACTGCGGTTGGCAAGACGGAGATTGCGATTAGGATTGCTGAGCAGTTTAATGGTGAGATAATCTCGGCGGATTCAAGGCAGGTTTATAAGTATTTGGATATTGGAACTGCCAAACCAACCATAGAAGAAAGGAAGAGGGTGACGTTTCATCTGATTGATTTTTTGGAACCAGACCAAAACTATTCCTGTGGTCAGTTTGCCAGGGATGCAGAAAGACTGATTGAGGAAATCCTGGCTAAAGGTAAGATGCCCATTGTATGTGGTGGAACTGGTTTATACATCCGGGCATTATTTAACCCTTTACATCAATTACCTCAGGCAGATAAAGAACTTAAAGAAAGATTGCAAAATTTATTAAAAGAGAGGGGTATTGGTTATCTTTATAAGAAACTCCAGGAGATTGACCCCCAATGGGCGGAGAGGATTGGACCAAAAGACAAACAGCGTATTTTGAGGGGGCTGGAGGTATATGAGATTACAAGAACACCTTTGAGTGAATTGATCAAAAAAGAAAAAAGAAAACCGAAATACCGAGCGAAATACATTGGAATTATTCTAAACCGCGATGAGTTGTATAAAAGAATTGATGGGCGCTATGATAGAATGATTGAGAATGGTCTTGTTGATGAGGTTAAAAAAATTTTAGATATGGGCTTTAAACCTGACTGTTATGGTCTGCGGACGATTGGATACAAGGAGATTGTAAAATATCTACAAGGGGAATGGGATTTGCAGACGGCAATAGAAAAGGCAAAAAGGCATACCCGGAATTTCGCCAAAAGACAGGTTACCTGGTTTAAGAAGATCCCAGAAATCAGTTGGTTTCATCCTGGAGATTTAGGAACACCAAATGCTTTACCTGAATTGGTGGGAACTCTGTTACTTAACCGATTTTAA
- a CDS encoding cation diffusion facilitator family transporter, with amino-acid sequence MSSHHNHKINARNIIFVIFLNFFITIAEVIGGLLSNSLSLISDALHNFSDGIAILISYFAFRLGQRKSTVQKTFGYKRAEIIAALFNASVLIIIIFFLFKEAITRLFSPRPIDSNLMMVIAVIGLVANLLGVFLLKKDAGHSINIKSAYLHLVADSLSSIAVVIGGILIKIFNIYIVDPILTIAIGIYILRESYLIVRDTVNILMQSTPEGIDLMAIKCAIESIPEVHNLHHVHIWQLTDKDIHFEGHIDVCEDYKTSEVAGIIKKVEDLLAEKFGIRHTTIQVEFNTCTEKDIIKYC; translated from the coding sequence ATGAGTAGTCACCATAATCACAAAATCAATGCCCGCAACATTATCTTTGTAATTTTCTTAAATTTTTTTATCACCATTGCCGAGGTAATTGGTGGTCTGTTATCAAACAGTCTCTCCTTAATCTCAGATGCCCTCCATAATTTCAGCGATGGGATTGCTATTTTAATCAGTTATTTTGCCTTCCGCCTCGGGCAGCGCAAAAGCACCGTACAAAAAACCTTTGGTTATAAACGAGCAGAGATTATCGCCGCCCTGTTTAATGCCTCAGTTCTGATAATCATTATCTTCTTTTTATTCAAAGAGGCAATTACCCGACTCTTTTCACCCCGTCCCATTGATAGTAATCTAATGATGGTTATCGCCGTGATCGGTCTTGTCGCCAATCTCCTCGGTGTCTTTTTATTAAAAAAAGATGCAGGACACAGTATCAATATCAAATCTGCCTATCTTCATCTGGTTGCCGATTCATTATCATCAATTGCGGTAGTGATTGGTGGTATTCTAATAAAGATTTTTAACATTTATATCGTTGACCCCATACTGACTATTGCAATTGGTATTTATATTTTGCGGGAAAGTTATCTAATTGTGCGCGATACGGTTAATATCCTTATGCAGTCAACACCCGAAGGGATTGATCTGATGGCAATCAAGTGTGCGATTGAAAGCATTCCTGAAGTTCATAATCTCCACCATGTCCATATATGGCAACTCACTGACAAAGATATTCATTTTGAAGGACACATTGATGTCTGTGAAGATTATAAAACGAGTGAAGTTGCCGGGATTATTAAAAAAGTTGAAGATTTACTTGCCGAAAAATTTGGGATTAGGCATACTACTATCCAGGTAGAATTTAACACCTGCACAGAGAAGGATATTATCAAATATTGCTGA
- a CDS encoding PD-(D/E)XK nuclease family protein, producing the protein MALDGKVKVIPIDQPFLRVLAEYFADKFRNKLPDFSDILIVFPSERNKFYFRRYLLESINKGAVIPPPMFTIEELIDFIYEKIGGERALILQTIERNFILKKTIDDLKIEYWREIPFLKFIAIGNRLLNFYDELSQERVSIEDIEKKSVELHFSERYIKNELPILRKVYQRYRENLQKSGYRDKIDQIEKIYQNFDSKIFHGYEQVIIAGIAAATSFERFIIKNMLESLNAEMILHSGFPREIASADDVHKEFYLHYKLLHQLGVDIPKIEVIKNISVPRAIIHIKSLETITKQTFYLAEVVRNVLTKYPDAHRIGIVLTDEGLLFPVTEILNSYHIECNISAGLPFTNLIFYSFLKHLYEAVNSNFHCHEFFTFIQHPLIKNAIIENTELRPLVYALRKKMIQENQRYFLKTPKFEPQLMLEEMGNNFSPLINFLNKCFSTVEEKLPFDKYIANLIILLNELLSYNQDLINKNFPGIKEFFERLHNLSYLKIEEGAIPPGIGTLEFILKVLQDERYHIEGEPLRGIQLIGLLEARNLDFDCIILPSMNEGIFPKKSEKDIFINPGLRKAIGLITEEERNSLYYYYFLQLTRGKKEVFISYLTQEEMDIPSRFLMNHRAKEFREDSLPVVFLKNAMETKEREVKKDDEILKALFRRIKDGLSHTLLKCYKSCPYQFYLKYLLEITEPKEITETFDALTWGSLFHSLAKDLYQKHYPKGYSEEQRLEVVAKVNELLDQYLNSSKYVALPPKPEVYFDIFLYKRFLENFVNYEIKRFKEGYMIHPGFEESFLKDVIEVDGKMIPLIGFVDRIDTKDGLYYIIDYKTGSLPASKEYAIGEDFIEFQLPIYALMFAGKEPEKIGGLFYYNVGKKTEIKSICEKEAIADYLFQFQEKVLTPVINEMLDPEVPFYQTENGNFCIHCAYKTFCGRQRWRE; encoded by the coding sequence ATGGCATTGGATGGAAAAGTAAAAGTTATTCCAATTGACCAGCCTTTTTTAAGGGTTCTGGCTGAATATTTTGCGGATAAATTTCGGAATAAACTTCCGGATTTCTCCGATATTCTGATCGTATTTCCGAGTGAACGTAATAAATTTTATTTCCGGCGCTATCTCCTGGAATCCATAAATAAGGGTGCGGTTATTCCCCCACCGATGTTTACGATCGAGGAACTTATTGATTTTATTTACGAAAAAATTGGTGGGGAAAGGGCACTCATCCTTCAGACCATAGAGCGGAACTTTATTCTAAAAAAGACGATCGACGATTTAAAGATTGAATACTGGCGGGAGATTCCATTTTTAAAGTTCATCGCCATCGGTAATCGGCTATTAAATTTCTATGATGAATTAAGTCAGGAACGGGTAAGTATTGAAGATATAGAGAAGAAATCAGTGGAGTTGCATTTTTCCGAACGCTATATCAAAAACGAACTCCCGATTTTGCGCAAGGTCTATCAACGATATCGAGAAAATTTGCAAAAATCGGGATACCGGGATAAGATTGATCAGATTGAAAAAATTTATCAGAATTTTGATTCAAAGATTTTCCATGGATACGAACAGGTTATCATCGCCGGGATTGCTGCTGCTACTTCTTTTGAGAGATTTATCATAAAAAATATGCTTGAGAGCTTGAATGCTGAGATGATCCTCCATTCCGGTTTCCCCAGGGAAATTGCCTCAGCCGATGATGTCCATAAAGAATTCTATTTGCATTATAAATTGTTACATCAGCTGGGTGTGGATATTCCAAAGATAGAAGTGATTAAAAATATCTCCGTCCCACGAGCGATTATTCATATCAAATCCCTGGAGACGATTACCAAGCAGACATTTTATTTGGCCGAGGTAGTACGGAATGTCCTTACCAAATACCCGGACGCACATCGGATCGGGATTGTTTTAACCGATGAAGGATTACTTTTTCCGGTGACTGAAATACTTAACTCTTATCATATAGAATGTAACATTTCGGCGGGATTACCATTCACAAATTTGATCTTCTATTCATTCTTGAAACATTTATATGAAGCGGTAAACAGCAATTTTCACTGCCATGAGTTCTTTACTTTTATCCAACACCCTTTAATCAAAAATGCCATAATAGAAAATACAGAATTGCGTCCGCTCGTCTATGCGTTAAGAAAAAAAATGATACAGGAAAACCAGCGTTATTTTTTGAAGACCCCGAAATTTGAACCACAACTCATGCTTGAGGAAATGGGTAATAATTTTTCGCCTTTGATTAATTTTTTAAATAAGTGTTTCAGCACGGTTGAGGAGAAATTGCCCTTTGATAAGTATATCGCAAATTTAATCATCTTGCTCAATGAGTTGCTTTCTTATAATCAAGATCTAATCAATAAAAACTTTCCGGGGATTAAAGAATTTTTTGAGCGGTTGCATAACCTGAGTTATCTAAAGATTGAAGAAGGTGCCATTCCCCCAGGGATTGGAACCTTAGAGTTCATTTTGAAAGTTCTTCAAGATGAGAGATACCATATTGAAGGCGAACCGCTGAGAGGTATTCAGTTGATCGGATTACTGGAAGCAAGGAATCTTGATTTTGATTGTATAATTCTTCCTTCAATGAATGAAGGGATTTTCCCTAAGAAGAGTGAAAAGGATATTTTTATTAACCCCGGATTGAGAAAGGCAATTGGTTTGATTACGGAAGAAGAGCGAAACAGTCTTTACTATTATTATTTCCTCCAGCTCACCCGGGGCAAAAAAGAAGTTTTTATTTCCTATCTTACCCAGGAAGAGATGGATATTCCCTCACGATTTTTAATGAACCACCGTGCTAAAGAATTTAGAGAGGACAGCCTGCCGGTTGTTTTCCTAAAGAACGCTATGGAGACGAAAGAAAGGGAGGTAAAAAAAGATGATGAAATTTTAAAAGCATTATTTAGACGAATAAAAGACGGTTTGAGTCATACGCTTCTGAAATGCTACAAATCCTGTCCTTATCAATTTTATCTCAAATACCTTCTGGAGATAACCGAACCAAAGGAGATAACCGAAACATTTGATGCCCTTACGTGGGGTTCTTTATTCCATTCTCTGGCAAAGGATTTATACCAAAAACATTATCCTAAGGGATATAGCGAAGAACAAAGATTAGAGGTCGTGGCAAAAGTAAATGAGTTGCTCGACCAATATCTCAACTCCAGTAAATATGTTGCGCTGCCTCCCAAACCCGAGGTATACTTCGATATCTTTTTGTATAAAAGATTTTTAGAAAATTTTGTAAATTATGAAATCAAAAGATTTAAAGAAGGCTATATGATTCACCCCGGCTTTGAAGAGAGTTTTTTAAAAGATGTGATTGAGGTAGACGGCAAGATGATTCCCCTGATTGGTTTTGTGGACCGAATAGATACGAAAGATGGCCTTTATTATATCATTGATTATAAAACCGGTAGTTTACCCGCAAGTAAGGAGTATGCGATAGGTGAAGATTTCATTGAATTTCAGTTACCTATTTATGCTTTAATGTTTGCAGGAAAGGAGCCTGAAAAAATCGGTGGTTTGTTCTACTATAATGTTGGTAAAAAAACTGAGATAAAAAGTATTTGTGAAAAAGAAGCAATTGCCGACTATTTGTTTCAATTCCAGGAAAAAGTATTAACTCCTGTAATTAATGAAATGCTTGACCCTGAAGTGCCTTTTTATCAAACCGAAAACGGCAATTTCTGTATTCATTGTGCTTATAAAACTTTTTGTGGTAGGCAAAGATGGAGAGAATAG
- a CDS encoding UvrD-helicase domain-containing protein, whose product MERIENIALVSAAGSGKTHALTKRFLYLYLSKNNYPLDSLYAITFTNAAAYEMKSRIIRYLEVLATGVPEKPQEVDVLNYFRQYYREEELKEIAEQKRNYLLNNLTQLNVSTFHSLFASFLAVIPFEAGILPDYRIIEEVEEALIFQQALDKYFEQARFDEKSSRALINLIMLENKTIRDSITRLFKDYTPWIQIILHLIEREDYWKKQYDEWFERVYKIIKRLRDFMKANVAATHTKEGSVHTNIAKFLNRVDDYLAKKTPETLEPLLEDFIVSRFNKQYFNFFRKKLANPAEFEELIEEINREIIPFLEVLSNYEIIIQFKPIKQIYEIFQEEKRNKNVISFSDIENLTYEVLAGLKNNAEIDYLYFKLGAQINHLMIDEFQDTSYKQIDILMPIIDEITSYRPEEKSLFYVGDPNQAIFRWRQGAPELFEQLKESYSEKIIEDRLDKNYRTKKEIIDFVNLILDKKDKADEENIGGWLRIEEIQGEKEEVESTIENRVVEIIKELQNKGYRENEIAILVRSNDFGRKIAEVLSKNNIPYLSRARASIMDEPDIQLLLNLLKFLDNPEDDFSLFHILVSPVFQLSEETIRKIKRKNKTLYLTLADHYPNWNVTKKLKELLSVVYFMNPYQLIFHICNTLKINISYPIASLLDGAVDYIKEGCGSLHDFINWIERYGETVESKETQIEGVRIMTIHKAKGLEFEVVILPETNWSESHQRKFVFVYSKKSQPEKLILYKYGKYLSHFMEKEKELSQIDDLNLLYVALTRAKTGIWILGYPDRNGKWGLWFETIKRKLGENPLPYDEITPRTVQPPKGEEKVYTQPVKITPILKEERELYSPTERGVEIIEPARRAGMKLGDLVHKALSRVEWLDDLNLDNFIEDLLRYIKNNFARIPEEVMQIDTRLKTLLTELFNDPDMRFVFYKDGREVKFKNELPVYFEDGKRDVSIHIDRVLIEPDKVIIIDYKTGAEKAEYVHQLKVYKKGAESLYPGMKVVPLLIYLENPKGARIKFLE is encoded by the coding sequence ATGGAGAGAATAGAAAATATCGCCTTGGTCTCTGCAGCGGGCTCGGGTAAAACCCATGCTCTGACCAAGCGTTTTCTCTACCTTTATTTATCCAAAAACAATTATCCTTTGGACTCACTTTATGCCATTACCTTCACCAACGCTGCAGCCTACGAAATGAAATCAAGAATTATCAGATATTTGGAAGTTTTAGCAACCGGTGTGCCTGAGAAACCCCAGGAAGTTGATGTCTTGAATTATTTTCGGCAATATTATCGGGAAGAAGAATTAAAAGAGATTGCTGAGCAGAAAAGAAATTATTTGCTTAATAATCTTACCCAACTGAATGTTTCGACATTTCATAGCCTCTTTGCCTCTTTTCTGGCGGTTATTCCCTTTGAAGCTGGTATCCTTCCGGATTACCGGATTATTGAAGAAGTTGAAGAGGCATTAATTTTTCAACAGGCACTTGATAAGTATTTCGAGCAGGCACGGTTCGATGAAAAATCATCGCGAGCACTTATAAATTTAATCATGCTCGAAAATAAAACGATTCGGGATTCGATTACCAGACTCTTTAAAGATTACACGCCATGGATTCAAATCATTCTGCACTTGATTGAACGGGAAGATTATTGGAAAAAGCAATACGATGAATGGTTTGAGCGAGTTTATAAGATAATAAAGAGATTGAGGGATTTTATGAAAGCGAACGTTGCCGCAACTCATACCAAAGAGGGTTCGGTGCATACAAATATCGCAAAGTTTTTAAACCGGGTAGACGATTATCTTGCAAAAAAGACCCCGGAAACACTAGAACCATTGCTTGAAGATTTCATCGTTTCACGGTTTAACAAACAATATTTTAATTTCTTCCGTAAGAAACTGGCAAATCCTGCAGAATTTGAGGAACTGATTGAAGAAATCAATCGCGAGATCATACCTTTTTTAGAGGTGCTTTCTAATTACGAAATTATCATTCAATTTAAGCCTATAAAACAGATCTATGAAATATTTCAGGAGGAGAAAAGAAACAAAAATGTGATATCATTTAGCGATATTGAAAATTTAACTTATGAAGTTCTTGCTGGCCTAAAAAATAATGCGGAAATTGACTATCTCTATTTTAAATTGGGTGCCCAGATTAATCATCTGATGATCGACGAATTTCAAGACACAAGTTACAAACAGATAGATATACTCATGCCGATTATCGACGAGATTACTTCCTACCGTCCCGAAGAAAAAAGTCTCTTTTATGTGGGTGATCCAAATCAGGCAATATTTCGCTGGCGTCAGGGAGCACCGGAACTTTTTGAACAATTAAAAGAAAGCTATTCGGAGAAGATAATTGAAGACCGGCTGGATAAGAATTATCGCACGAAAAAAGAGATAATTGATTTTGTAAACTTGATTCTGGACAAAAAAGACAAAGCCGATGAAGAAAATATTGGGGGCTGGTTACGGATTGAAGAAATCCAGGGGGAAAAAGAGGAGGTAGAAAGCACAATAGAGAATCGCGTGGTTGAGATAATAAAAGAATTGCAGAACAAGGGATATCGCGAGAATGAGATTGCCATCCTGGTAAGGAGCAATGACTTTGGAAGGAAGATTGCCGAGGTACTCTCCAAAAATAATATTCCTTATTTGAGCCGTGCCCGGGCAAGTATTATGGACGAACCCGATATTCAATTGCTGTTGAACTTATTGAAATTTCTGGATAATCCAGAAGACGATTTTAGCCTCTTTCATATTTTGGTTTCCCCAGTATTCCAACTTTCTGAGGAAACCATCCGGAAAATAAAGAGAAAGAATAAAACACTTTATCTTACCCTTGCTGATCACTATCCAAACTGGAATGTAACCAAAAAACTCAAGGAGCTCCTCTCTGTTGTTTATTTTATGAATCCTTACCAACTTATCTTCCATATCTGTAATACGCTGAAGATTAATATTTCCTATCCCATTGCTTCATTGCTTGACGGTGCAGTTGATTATATCAAGGAAGGATGTGGTTCACTCCACGATTTCATTAATTGGATTGAGCGGTATGGGGAGACCGTGGAAAGCAAGGAGACGCAGATTGAAGGGGTGCGGATAATGACCATCCACAAGGCAAAAGGTTTAGAATTTGAGGTGGTGATATTACCGGAGACCAATTGGAGTGAAAGTCACCAGCGAAAGTTTGTTTTTGTTTATTCAAAAAAATCCCAGCCGGAAAAGCTAATTTTATATAAATATGGTAAATACCTCTCACATTTTATGGAGAAAGAGAAAGAATTATCTCAGATTGATGATTTAAATCTTCTTTATGTAGCGCTTACCCGTGCAAAGACGGGTATTTGGATTTTGGGTTATCCTGACAGGAATGGAAAATGGGGATTGTGGTTTGAGACAATCAAAAGGAAATTGGGGGAAAACCCTTTACCCTACGATGAAATAACTCCGCGTACCGTACAACCGCCAAAAGGAGAAGAAAAAGTTTACACCCAACCAGTAAAGATAACCCCAATTTTGAAAGAAGAAAGAGAGTTATATTCACCTACCGAGAGGGGGGTCGAGATTATTGAACCTGCCCGCCGAGCGGGGATGAAGTTGGGCGATCTGGTGCATAAGGCGTTGAGCCGAGTAGAATGGCTTGATGATTTGAACCTTGATAATTTTATTGAGGATTTATTGAGATATATCAAGAATAATTTTGCCCGCATACCGGAAGAAGTCATGCAAATTGACACAAGACTAAAAACGCTTTTAACAGAGTTATTCAATGACCCGGATATGCGCTTTGTGTTCTATAAAGATGGGCGAGAGGTAAAATTTAAAAATGAACTTCCGGTTTATTTTGAAGACGGGAAACGTGATGTTTCTATTCATATCGACCGGGTATTGATTGAGCCTGATAAGGTTATCATTATTGATTACAAGACCGGTGCAGAAAAAGCCGAATATGTTCATCAGTTAAAAGTGTATAAAAAGGGTGCAGAGAGTTTGTATCCCGGGATGAAGGTTGTGCCGTTATTAATATATTTAGAAAATCCGAAAGGCGCGCGAATAAAATTCTTAGAATAA
- a CDS encoding ABC transporter ATP-binding protein codes for MDNKSDFGVELRFIRSFILPHWKVGITILCATLLSTGLRTVRPLLILFLIDDVFVCKNFTLLKGVAFLYFLNVAISYILLLLQDFWIEKTKQKIKFFILLGLFKHIQLLPISFFRDKESGYLSTRIISDTESLGNIFTDIFTNIATPFFTIIAIISITFAISEILALAMIILIPIYVLMTFLFLRRIRRVTNEVQEAQATMGNKYQEVFSSVYFIKSHGLENFFKLRIIKDLKALIKRSIVKEYLRAAIYDTTSLITALSTLAVIYILGIQIMHGRTSVGTVYVVIAYLNMIFSNIQSLIYTNTRIQQSIAIIKRIYHVLDTPVSGEYQCGLAPPVVKKVRYYNVTFAYDSKKEILKQINLVFNENEITALVGESGTGKTTIINLLLGLYDSYKGKIFLNNTELRRIDKRALRRMISLVPQEPFLFSTTIKENIKMGKPDASDKEIVESARLAYAHDFINNLPYRYETIVGEKGAKLSGGEKQRIALARAIIKNPKILIIDEGTSQIDSFSENLIQKSLQNLKRGRIIILVAHRLATILEADMIFVLDKGKIVAKGNHDYLLENCECYRHLFESQIEALTPKNLSKNQ; via the coding sequence TTGGATAACAAATCAGATTTCGGAGTTGAACTAAGATTTATACGCTCTTTTATCTTACCTCATTGGAAAGTAGGAATTACAATTCTATGTGCCACTTTATTATCTACGGGCTTAAGGACCGTTAGACCACTGTTGATTCTATTCTTGATTGATGATGTTTTCGTGTGCAAAAATTTTACATTGTTGAAGGGCGTTGCCTTTCTGTATTTCCTAAATGTAGCCATATCTTATATTCTCCTTTTGCTTCAAGACTTTTGGATTGAAAAAACAAAACAGAAAATCAAATTTTTTATACTATTGGGTTTGTTTAAGCATATTCAACTATTGCCAATTTCTTTTTTCAGAGATAAGGAATCAGGATACTTAAGTACCCGAATAATATCAGACACAGAATCATTGGGCAACATATTTACTGATATATTTACTAATATTGCTACCCCTTTCTTTACCATTATCGCTATCATTTCCATAACATTTGCAATTAGTGAAATCTTAGCTCTTGCTATGATTATTTTAATTCCTATTTATGTTTTGATGACATTTTTATTTCTTAGAAGAATAAGACGAGTAACTAATGAAGTACAAGAAGCACAAGCAACCATGGGGAATAAATATCAGGAAGTTTTCTCTTCCGTTTATTTTATCAAATCGCATGGTCTTGAAAACTTTTTTAAATTAAGAATAATTAAAGATTTAAAAGCTTTAATTAAAAGGTCAATAGTAAAAGAATATCTAAGGGCAGCTATCTATGATACAACTTCTTTGATAACTGCCTTGAGCACATTAGCTGTGATATACATTCTTGGAATTCAAATTATGCACGGCAGAACATCTGTGGGAACGGTCTATGTTGTGATTGCGTATCTAAATATGATTTTTTCGAATATCCAATCTCTCATATATACAAATACAAGGATTCAACAATCAATTGCTATAATTAAAAGAATTTATCATGTTTTAGATACCCCTGTTTCTGGTGAATATCAATGTGGATTAGCACCTCCCGTGGTAAAGAAAGTGCGATATTATAATGTTACGTTTGCCTATGATTCAAAGAAGGAAATATTAAAACAGATAAATTTAGTTTTTAATGAAAATGAAATTACTGCACTGGTGGGGGAGAGTGGTACAGGGAAGACAACTATAATAAATTTGTTGTTAGGATTATACGATTCATATAAAGGGAAAATCTTTCTAAATAACACGGAATTAAGAAGAATTGACAAACGAGCTTTAAGGAGGATGATAAGTTTGGTTCCACAGGAACCGTTCTTGTTTAGCACTACAATCAAAGAGAACATAAAGATGGGAAAACCTGATGCCTCTGATAAAGAAATAGTAGAATCAGCGAGATTGGCTTACGCCCATGATTTTATTAACAATCTTCCCTATCGTTATGAAACGATAGTTGGCGAAAAAGGTGCTAAACTATCGGGCGGTGAAAAACAAAGGATTGCATTAGCACGCGCAATCATAAAGAATCCAAAAATTTTGATTATTGATGAAGGAACTTCCCAAATTGATTCATTTTCAGAAAATCTCATCCAGAAATCTTTGCAGAATTTAAAGCGCGGACGTATCATTATTTTAGTAGCTCATAGGCTTGCCACCATATTAGAAGCCGATATGATATTTGTGTTAGATAAAGGCAAAATTGTTGCTAAAGGAAACCATGATTATTTATTAGAAAACTGTGAATGTTACCGACATCTATTTGAATCTCAGATTGAAGCGCTAACACCAAAAAATTTATCAAAAAATCAGTGA
- a CDS encoding leucyl aminopeptidase: protein MEIKILNQSILDFDGDIIIVNLFEGVKIPGGGTGAVDKALDGAITEMIKKEEITGKLGETAVFPTFGKLKASKVMVVGLGKSDKFGIEEIRKASGSAAMAAKRAKAKKVGTILHGAGIGGIDPEVASQALSEGTLLALYEFNVYKKVENNKGIEEFYIVEMDKNKIGNIKKGVHLGTILAQSQNIARDFTNEPANNLTPEKFEKKVKDIIKDLGLSEKIKITVMDKKEIEKLKMGALLSVAQGSENEPRFIVLRYENSKGPLISLIGKTVTFDSGGISLKPSEGMGAMKGDMTGGGVVFATTLALARADAKVNLLTIIPAVENMPSGKASRPGDIVRAMNGKTIEIISTDAEGRMTLADALCYAEKEGAKTIVDIATLTGGCAIALGEITAGVMGNDQELIDKLLAISKNTGERMWQLPLFEEYDEKIKSDVADIKNSGGRLASPITAGMFLKHFVEKAKWVHIDIASKEFAEKDRFYQPRGATGFGVRTLFEFCRNIK from the coding sequence ATGGAGATTAAAATCTTAAACCAATCAATCCTTGATTTTGATGGGGACATAATAATCGTAAACCTCTTTGAAGGCGTAAAGATACCCGGTGGTGGAACCGGTGCAGTTGATAAAGCCCTGGACGGTGCAATAACCGAAATGATAAAAAAAGAAGAGATTACCGGGAAACTCGGTGAAACCGCTGTATTCCCTACTTTCGGAAAATTGAAAGCCAGCAAGGTAATGGTTGTTGGCCTTGGTAAATCCGATAAATTCGGAATTGAAGAAATCCGAAAGGCAAGTGGTTCAGCCGCAATGGCTGCAAAAAGGGCAAAGGCAAAAAAAGTAGGAACGATTCTTCACGGCGCCGGGATTGGTGGGATTGACCCTGAAGTGGCAAGCCAAGCACTCAGCGAAGGTACGCTCCTTGCCCTTTATGAGTTCAATGTTTACAAAAAAGTTGAAAATAACAAAGGAATTGAAGAATTTTATATTGTTGAGATGGACAAAAATAAGATTGGGAATATAAAAAAAGGTGTCCATCTCGGCACTATCCTTGCCCAATCCCAGAATATTGCACGGGATTTTACCAACGAACCCGCAAACAATCTCACACCGGAAAAATTTGAGAAAAAGGTTAAAGATATCATCAAAGATCTGGGACTCAGCGAGAAGATCAAAATAACAGTGATGGATAAAAAAGAGATAGAAAAACTCAAGATGGGTGCACTACTTTCGGTTGCCCAGGGTAGTGAGAATGAACCGAGATTTATCGTTTTACGATATGAAAATTCAAAAGGCCCTCTAATAAGCTTAATTGGCAAAACGGTAACTTTTGACTCGGGTGGTATTTCATTAAAACCTTCTGAAGGAATGGGTGCAATGAAGGGTGATATGACGGGTGGTGGCGTGGTATTTGCAACGACGCTCGCACTGGCACGGGCAGATGCAAAGGTCAATCTTTTGACAATAATTCCAGCGGTAGAGAATATGCCTTCAGGCAAGGCATCAAGACCCGGAGATATTGTAAGGGCAATGAATGGCAAAACGATTGAAATAATCTCAACTGATGCCGAAGGCAGGATGACCCTTGCCGATGCTTTATGCTATGCAGAAAAAGAAGGGGCAAAGACAATCGTTGATATTGCGACACTAACCGGCGGATGTGCGATTGCCTTAGGTGAAATCACTGCTGGTGTAATGGGTAATGACCAGGAATTGATAGATAAATTGCTCGCAATCTCAAAAAATACTGGCGAACGGATGTGGCAATTGCCTCTGTTTGAAGAATACGATGAGAAGATAAAGAGTGATGTTGCAGATATAAAAAATTCTGGGGGCAGGCTTGCATCACCGATTACTGCAGGAATGTTTTTAAAACACTTTGTGGAAAAGGCAAAATGGGTTCACATTGATATTGCGAGCAAAGAGTTTGCAGAAAAAGACCGATTCTATCAACCAAGGGGTGCCACAGGCTTTGGTGTGCGCACCTTATTTGAATTCTGTAGAAATATTAAGTAG